A single genomic interval of Trichosurus vulpecula isolate mTriVul1 chromosome 6, mTriVul1.pri, whole genome shotgun sequence harbors:
- the LOC118855231 gene encoding mas-related G-protein coupled receptor member X4-like, whose amino-acid sequence MAVSPTPERWEHVYFNATERSEIESLVFAATREFYLSGWMPIFSLVIVLVGLVGNSMVLWLLGFCIPRNPFSVYILNLAGADVLFLSCSFLISIHEFVKYLSSAMYAVLIHLAYTSYSVGLSHLATISTERCLAVFFHNWYLHRRPKNTSAAVCAVLWALASLFWVADSAPCIYVTSQVFRGAISRIPVVWLIHFTPVLCASSLTLLLRVQCSSQHQQPPRLCLLVLLMVLVFLLCGLPMTIQGVIWHFSLDFMPYWLTTLLACLKSSAYPIIYFLLGRRSHRRGREPLRVVLQRALADEQELEGGRRDSHLTNTRETSF is encoded by the coding sequence ATGGCTGTGTCCCCCACACCTGAGCGGTGGGAACATGTTTATTTCAACGCAACGGAAAGAAGTGAAATTGAGAGTTTAGTTTTTGCGGCAACAAGAGAATTCTATTTAAGTGGTTGGATGCCTATCTTCTCTCTGGTTATCGTCCTGGTTGGACTGGTGGGGAACAGCATGGTCCTGTGGCTCCTGGGCTTCTGCATTCCCAGGAACCCCTTCTCCGTTTACATCCTCAACCTGGCCGGGGCCGACGTCCTGTTCCTTTCTTGCTCCTTTCTGATCTCCATACatgaatttgttaaatatttgtctTCTGCCATGTACGCGGTATTGATCCACCTTGCATACACGTCCTACAGTGTCGGCCTGAGCCACCTGGCTACGATCAGCACCGAGCGCTGTCTAGCAGTGTTCTTCCACAACTGGTACCTGCATCGCCGCCCCAAGAACACATCTGCAGCCGTGTGCGCTGTCCTCTGGGCTCTGGCCAGCCTGTTCTGGGTAGCAGATTCTGCCCCTTGTATTTATGTTACCAGTCAGGTTTTCCGTGGCGCAATCTCCAGAATACCGGTCGTGTGGTTAATCCACTTCACCCCAGTGCTGTGTGCGTCCAGCCTGACTCTGCTGCTGAGGGTCCAGTGTAGCTCCCAACACCAGCAGCCCCCCAGGCTCTGCCTCCTCGTCCTGCTCATGGTCCTGGTGTTCCTGCTCTGTGGCCTGCCCATGACGATCCAAGGTGTAATATGGCATTTCAGCTTGGATTTCATGCCTTATTGGCTCACTACGCTCCTGGCGTGCCTGAAAAGCAGCGCATATCCCATCATTTATTTCTTGCTGGGCAGACGAAGCCATAGACGAGGCAGGGAGCCTCTCAGGGTGGTCCTCCAGAGGGCCCTGGCGGACGAGCAGGAGTTGGAGGGTGGAAGAAGGGACTCTCACCTCACCAATACCAGGGAGACGTCATTCTAG